The Helianthus annuus cultivar XRQ/B chromosome 16, HanXRQr2.0-SUNRISE, whole genome shotgun sequence genome includes a window with the following:
- the LOC110940393 gene encoding protein BIG GRAIN 1-like A, whose amino-acid sequence MHAHSLSLYNHLFHPVHRLSLSLSLSSLFLSKQPPSNHSSFSRMYQWSHKPVRETKTRKNPENPSFSSTLLDEIYRSMESGEDKPGGRSRGSSAVEDEGIATLRRAFLVQKWMDMKVNAKNLTPRRRASSLPEYSNRKSSVNDNINDPFFFNHSVAFSKSPKPSCFRPFGPKPIKTEPFPVKHRQPISPGRRLATFLNSILTNVHIKKPKDLKDGKMERTSKSTCSSASSFTRSCLSKSSPRSREKLNNGIRRTVRFYPVSVIIDEDCRPCGEKFIYSEQDFMKVHVTTMCDNRFHDDEEEEDGDFDDNDNGNDNYNDNNDDVRSDVSSDLFELDHLSILKECDELPVYGTTHFGTNRAIANGLIC is encoded by the coding sequence ATGCACGCGCATTCTCTCTCCTTATATAACCATCTCTTCCACCCTGTTcatcgtctctctctctctctctctctctcctccctttTTCTCTCTAAACAACCTCCATCCAATCATTCTTCATTCAGCAGAATGTATCAATGGAGTCATAAACCAGTCAGAgaaaccaaaacaagaaaaaaccCTGAAAACCCTTCATTTTCTTCAACCCTACTTGATGAAATCTACCGTTCTATGGAATCCGGCGAAGACAAACCCGGTGGCAGATCGAGAGGTAGCAGTGCGGTGGAGGACGAAGGAATCGCAACTCTCCGGCGAGCGTTTTTGGTTCAGAAATGGATGGATATGAAAGTAAACGCGAAAAACCTCACACCCCGCCGTAGGGCTTCCTCATTGCCGGAATATTCTAACCGGAAGTCGTCGGTGAATGATAATATTAATGACCCTTTTTTCTTTAATCATTCAGTAGCTTTTTCTAAATCACCAAAACCTTCTTGTTTTCGTCCTTTCGGGCCGAAACCGATCAAAACCGAACCTTTTCCGGTGAAACATCGGCAGCCGATATCACCAGGACGTAGACTGGCCACTTTTCTCAACTCTATATTAACAAATGTTCATATAAAGAAACCGAAAGATTTGAAGGATGGGAAGATGGAAAGAACATCGAAATCGACATGTTCATCGGCTTCTTCGTTTACAAGATCATGTTTAAGCAAGAGTTCTCCAAGATCAAGGGAGAAGCTTAACAATGGGATAAGAAGAACGGTAAGGTTTTATCCGGTGAGTGTGATAATTGATGAAGATTGTCGTCCATGTGGTGAGAAGTTTATTTATAGTGAACAAGATTTTATGAAGGTTCATGTGACAACAATGTGTGACAATAGGTttcatgatgatgaagaagaagaagacggtGATTTTGATGACAACGATAACGGTAATGATAATTACAATGATAATAATGATGATGTCAGAAGTGACGTAAGTTCGGATTTGTTCGAACTTGATCACTTGTCTATTTTGAAAGAGTGTGATGAACTTCCGGTGTATGGAACTACTCATTTTGGTACCAATCGTGCTATTGCTAACGGGTTAATTTGCTGA
- the LOC110943007 gene encoding uncharacterized mitochondrial protein AtMg00810-like has protein sequence MTTEFNALIKNKTWGLVPRTSDMHVIRSMWLFRHKFRSDGTLESPGLYISWTLLMLFCMGIFVKQYTCINLWVSSSTSKCDNSLFIYHHGHDIAYLLIYVDDIILSTSHDTLRVHLMQQLAAEFDMKDLGPLRYFLGINVTRQENHMFLSQQSYDMDIIDRAGMSSCKSVATPVDTKSKLGATSSSLFDDPTLYRSLTDTLQYLTFTRLDISYAVQQVCMHMHSPRIDHWNALKRIIRYLQGTSSYGLTLGSFTYFSLRAYTDADWAGCPDTRRSTSGYCVYLGTNLLSWSSKPQVVVSRSSAEAEYSGVANVVAELCWLRNLLLKLQRPLRTASIVYCDNISAVYLSGNHVQHQRTKHIELDIHFVRDLVQHGTVQVLHIPSRYQIADIFTKGLPQVLFDDFRSSLSIQPPLASTAGV, from the exons ATGACTACTGAGTTCAATGCTCTTATTAAAAATAAGACGTGGGGATTAGTCCCGCGTACATCAGATATGCATGTTATACGTAGTATGTGGTTATTCCGTCACAAATTCCGTTCTGATGGCACTTTGGAGAG TCCTGGTCTATACATCAGTTGGACGTTACTAATGCTTTTTTGCATGGGAATCTTTGTGAAACAGTATACATGTATCAACCTATGGGTTTCGTCATCAACG AGCAAGTGTGACAACTCGCTTTTCATATATCACCATGGCCATGACATTGCTTATTTAttgatttatgttgatgatattatccTCAGTACATCTCATGATACGTTACGTGTTCATCTCATGCAACAACTAGCGGCTGAATTTGATATGAAGGATCTGGGCCCTTTGAGGTATTTTCTAGGAATTAATGTCACCCGACAGGAAAATCACATGTTTTTATCCCAACAGTCATATGATATGGATATTATTGACCGTGCTGGTATGTCTTCTTGTAAGTCTGTGGCTACTCCTGTTGACACCAAATCTAAATTAGGTGCAACCTCGAGTTCCCTCTTTGATGATCCTACACTTTATCGTAGTCTAACCGACACCCTTCAATATCTTACATTCACCAGACTTGATATTAGTTATGCAGTTCAGCAGGTCTGCATGCATATGCATTCTCCTCGCATTGATCATTGGAATGCTCTTAAACGAATCATTCGGTATCTTCAGGGCACCTCCTCTTATGGACtgacgttgggatcattcacaTATTTTTCATTACGAGCTTATACTGATGCTGACTGGGCCGGATGTCCTGACACAAGACGTTCAACATCTGGTTATTGTGTCTATTTAGGCACCAATCTCTTATCATGGTCCTCAAAACCCCAGGTAGTTGTTTCTCGGTCTAGTGCGGAGGCTGAATACAGCGGTGTCGCTAATGTAGTTGCTGAACTGTGTTGGCTTCGAAATTTGCTTTTGAAACTACAACGGCCCTTACGAACTGCAAGCATTGTTTATTGTGATAATATTAGTGCCGTCTATCTCTCCGGGAATCATGTTCAACATCAACGTACCAAACACATTGAATTAGATATTCATTTTGTTCGTGACTTGGTACAACACGGCACAGTTCAGGTTCTTCACATTCCTTCTCGTTACCAGATAGCAGACATATTCACCAAAGGTCTCCCTCAGGTCTTATTTGATGATTTCAGATCCAGTCTCAGCATTCAGCCTCCTCTTGCTTCaactgcgggggtgtaa